GCGAGTACCGCCGGCTGGCCTCCGAACCGGCCCCCGTCACCGGCCCCGACGAACCCAAGGCCCCCCAGCTCACCGACCGCGAGACCGAAGTGCTCCGCCTGGTCGCCAAGGGCCTGAGCTACAAGCAGATAGCCGAGCGCCTGGTCATCTCCCACCGCACGGTCCAGAACCACGTGCAGAACACCCTGGGCAAGCTCCAACTGCACAACCGCGTCGAGCTGGTGCGCTACGCCATAGAGCGTGGCCTTGACGAGGCGTAACCCTCGCCCATGTGGACGTAAACCTGACGCACCCCCACCATGGAGTGAAGGCGATTGATCAACACCCGCACAATTCACCGGAATTGACCTTCCGCACCATGCCGCAGTGACCTGGATCACTATTAGCGTGAGTCCAACAGGCAACCGCTGCGAAGGGACTTTCCATGCGGGTCGGAGTACTGACCGGAGGCGGCGACTGCCCCGGGCTCAACGCCGTCATCCGGGGCGTCGTCCGCAAGGGCGTGCAGGAGTACGGCTACGACTTCGTCGGCTTCCGGGACGGCTGGCGGGGACCGCTTGAGGGCGACGTCGTCCAGCTCGACATCCCCGCCGTGCGCGGCATCCTGCCGCGGGGCGGCACCATCCTCGGCTCCTCACGCACCAACCCCCTCAAGCAGGAGAACGGCATCCGCCGGATCAAGGAGAACCTCGCCAAGCAGGAGGTCGACGCGCTCATCGCGATCGGCGGCGAGGACACCCTGGGCGTCGCCGCGCGCCTCTCCGACGAGTACGGCATCCATGTCATCGGCGTACCGAAGACCATCGACAACGACCTTTCGGCCACCGACTACACCTTCGGCTTCGACACGGCTGTCGGCATCGCCACCGAGGCGATCGACCGCCTGCACACCACCGCCGAGTCGCACATGCGCGTCCTGGTCGTCGAGGTCATGGGCCGCCACGCGGGCTGGATCGCCATCCATTCGGGCCTGGCCGGCGGCGCGAACGTCATCCTCATCCCCGAGCGGCGCTTCGACGTGGACCAGGTCTGCGGCTGGGTGACCTCCCGCTTCAAGGCGTCGTACGCCCCGATCGTGGTCGTCGCCGAAGGGGCGATGCCCAAGGACGGCGACGTGGTCCTCAAGGATGGCTCGCTCGACTCCTTCGGACATGTCCGTCTCTCCGGCGTCGGCGAGTGGCTGGCCAAGGAGATCGAGAAGCGCACCGGCAAGGAAGCCCGCACCACGGTTCTCGGCCATGTCCAGCGTGGCGGCACCCCCAGCGCCTTCGACCGCTGGCTGGCCACCCGCTTCGGGCTGCACGCCATCGAGGCCGTCCGGGACGGGGACTTCGGCAAGATGGTCGCCCTGCGCGGCACGGATGTCATCCGCGTCCCCATCGCGGAGGCCACAGCCAAACTGAAGACGGTGGACCCGAAGCTGTACGAGGAGGTCGGCGTCTTCTTCGGCTGACCCCACTCCCGCAGCCGCATGGCAGGGGCTGCGGGCGGGTGGGTTTTTCGCCCCCTCCGCCCCTACCCTCCCCCACTCTCGGCTTCTCCCCCAGTGCCTTAAGGGCCTGGGAGGTACCCCCAGAGCGGGGGGGGACCCCCATCGTCCCTGGGGGCTGCCGCCCCCAGCCCCCCGCTTCGGCCTGAACGGCCTCGTCCTCAAACGCCGGACGGGCTGGGGGGCTGCACCCGCAGTCGCCAGTGCACGCGAGGGGCCGTGCCGGTACATCACATGCCCGTCGCCCCGTTCGGATCTGGAAACGGCTCCTGCAATCCAACGCCTGATCCACCGGCCACGACGGGCGGATGTACCGGCACGGCCCCGACCAACCCACCGGCGCAAAGCGCACCGGCGGCAGGCGAACCCGGCAGCAACAGCGGCAGCGACTACGCCCGGACCCCCCGAAGCTGACCGAGCAACTCCCGCACGACAGCCGTACCGTTCAGCGTCAGCACCGACTCCGGATGGAACTGCACCCCCGCGAACCCAGGCCCCCGCATCGCGTGCACCTCACCACTGTCGCTGCGGCTGAC
This genomic interval from Streptomyces dengpaensis contains the following:
- a CDS encoding 6-phosphofructokinase, with the protein product MRVGVLTGGGDCPGLNAVIRGVVRKGVQEYGYDFVGFRDGWRGPLEGDVVQLDIPAVRGILPRGGTILGSSRTNPLKQENGIRRIKENLAKQEVDALIAIGGEDTLGVAARLSDEYGIHVIGVPKTIDNDLSATDYTFGFDTAVGIATEAIDRLHTTAESHMRVLVVEVMGRHAGWIAIHSGLAGGANVILIPERRFDVDQVCGWVTSRFKASYAPIVVVAEGAMPKDGDVVLKDGSLDSFGHVRLSGVGEWLAKEIEKRTGKEARTTVLGHVQRGGTPSAFDRWLATRFGLHAIEAVRDGDFGKMVALRGTDVIRVPIAEATAKLKTVDPKLYEEVGVFFG